TCCAGGCCTACTTCGACTACGTCAACGCCAAGGGCGGGATCAACGGCCGCAAGCTCGTGATGGCCAACAGCCTCGACGACGGCGGCAACCCGAGCCAGTTCAACCAGCTGGCCCAGACGCTCATCAACCAGGACCACGTCTTTGCCGTCGTCGGGGTGGCCACCGCCTTCTTCTCCCCGAACATCTTCCAGGAGAACGGGATCCCGACCTACGGCTACGACGTGACCGGGAACTGGTCGGGCGCCCCCAACCTGTTCGCGGCGGGCGGATCGGTGCAGTGCACCAAGTGCGGGCAGCCGGAGATCAACTGGTTCGTCCACCAGGTGCAGCCCAAGAACGCCAACGTCGGGCTCCTGGCCCTCGGGTTCGCCTCCTCGGCCAACTCGTGCAAGGCCTTCAACGACGGCCTCACCCAGGCCGGCGTCAAGGTCGGCTTCACCGACTTCAACGTGCCCTACGGCGGCAATCCCGCCCCCGACGTCAAGCGGATGCAGCAGGCCGGAGTCAACACCTTCATCTCGTGCATGGATGTCAACTCGAACATCGCCGTGGCCCGGGCCATGAAGCAGTACGGCTACAACACCGTGAAGTCGCTCTGGCTCAACGGCAACGACCAGCCGACCCTCGACCAGTACCAGGACCTGATGCAGAACGTCTGGTTCAGCATCGCCCACGTTCCGTTCTCCTACGCCACCAGCGCCCCCTCCAAGTACCCGGGGCTCACCACCTACATCAACGCCATGAAGAAGTATGAGCCGAAGTGGACCCTGGACGAGGTGGCCCTGCAGGGCTGGGAGTCGGCCGCCCTGTTCACCCAGGCCGTGAAGGCGGCGGGGAGCAACCTGACCCAGGCCAACGTGGTGGCCGAGACCAACAAGATCACGAACTTCACCGCTGGCCTCTTCGCCCCGGTCAACTGGACCGAGGCCCACGACGTGAGCCTGGTCAAGCCCCCCTACTGCGCGGCCTGGATCCAGGTGGTGGGGGACAAGTTCGTCCCCGCCTTCGACAGGAACAACGGCGCCTTCCAGTGCTTCGGCGCCGACGTCGTGCACCCGACGATGGTGACGCCGCCGGCGGGCACGCCCGGTGCTTGACCGGCCCGGCCCGGTAGCCGGCCGCTAGCGGACGGCGGGGTCGGCGGTGGAGCAGTTCCTGGGATTTGCCATACCGGGGATCCCGTTCGGCTGCACCTACGCGCTGTTTGCCGTCGGGCTGGTGCTCACCTACCAGGCCACCGGGGTGTTCAACTTCGCCTTCGGGGCCCAGGCCTTTGCTGCTGCCTTCGTGTACACCTGGGCCACCCAGATCCACCACTTCCCGGTGGCGGCGGCGTTCG
The genomic region above belongs to Acidimicrobiales bacterium and contains:
- a CDS encoding ABC transporter substrate-binding protein, which codes for MAAAILTGSLAIAAAACGSSGSSGNASTGTTSSGSGSTSGSAAPSTAPGVTATEIRVGSISTLTGTLASNFESLVPGVQAYFDYVNAKGGINGRKLVMANSLDDGGNPSQFNQLAQTLINQDHVFAVVGVATAFFSPNIFQENGIPTYGYDVTGNWSGAPNLFAAGGSVQCTKCGQPEINWFVHQVQPKNANVGLLALGFASSANSCKAFNDGLTQAGVKVGFTDFNVPYGGNPAPDVKRMQQAGVNTFISCMDVNSNIAVARAMKQYGYNTVKSLWLNGNDQPTLDQYQDLMQNVWFSIAHVPFSYATSAPSKYPGLTTYINAMKKYEPKWTLDEVALQGWESAALFTQAVKAAGSNLTQANVVAETNKITNFTAGLFAPVNWTEAHDVSLVKPPYCAAWIQVVGDKFVPAFDRNNGAFQCFGADVVHPTMVTPPAGTPGA